A DNA window from Brenneria izadpanahii contains the following coding sequences:
- a CDS encoding EAL domain-containing protein has translation MNPPAFHAVPSPCGRCKNSGNLDFDFTMAFQPIVDCATRRIFGYEALVRGTNNESAYSIISQVSEDKLYGFDQQCRIKAIALAAKLRLSGILSINFLPNAIYQPERCIRSTLQTARSCGFPIENIMFEFTETEQAIDNKHIQHIVSYYKSLGFHTAIDDFGAGYSGLNLLADFQTNIVKLDMALIRNIDKDQTRQIIVLNTIRMLKELNVSILAEGIETRQEYVFLHGLGIDYAQGYYFARPGFESLPEVDLALI, from the coding sequence ATGAATCCCCCGGCTTTTCATGCGGTACCCTCCCCCTGCGGACGATGTAAAAATAGCGGTAACTTAGATTTCGATTTCACCATGGCGTTCCAGCCGATAGTGGACTGCGCTACCCGGCGCATTTTCGGCTACGAGGCGTTAGTGCGGGGAACAAATAATGAGTCGGCGTACAGCATTATTTCGCAGGTCAGCGAGGATAAACTTTACGGATTCGACCAACAGTGCCGTATCAAGGCGATCGCGTTGGCGGCCAAACTGCGGTTGTCCGGCATACTCAGCATTAATTTTTTGCCCAACGCCATCTACCAGCCGGAGCGCTGTATTCGCTCCACGCTGCAGACGGCGCGAAGCTGCGGTTTTCCCATCGAAAATATTATGTTTGAGTTCACCGAAACGGAACAGGCCATCGACAACAAACATATCCAGCATATCGTCTCCTACTATAAAAGCCTCGGTTTTCACACCGCCATCGATGATTTTGGCGCGGGCTATTCCGGGCTGAATCTGCTGGCGGACTTTCAGACCAATATCGTAAAGCTGGATATGGCGCTGATTCGCAATATCGATAAGGACCAAACGCGGCAAATTATCGTGCTCAACACGATCCGCATGTTGAAAGAACTGAACGTCAGCATACTGGCGGAAGGTATTGAAACCCGACAGGAGTACGTTTTTCTGCATGGACTGGGCATTGACTACGCGCAGGGATACTATTTCGCGCGGCCGGGTTTTGAATCTCTGCCGGAGGTCGATCTGGCGCTGATTTAG
- a CDS encoding EAL domain-containing protein, translating into MQGLKPLEKYCIHRIVYQPVMSLHSGMVYKLEALSRFFNSQGEALPVFDVIKDLENIGSIKAATYLVIDSVVNFLVKLNDKKISFNLSHLLLGDYETIDYLINKCLEYSLCIRNIEIEINENITPDDLIIHLNFLDYIKDRGLLIALDDFGIGMLQEENLKDYKFDTIKIDRGIVNGIGKSRIKYERFLQMLFFCLDSGAEVICEGIEDIEDLKMIPCCEKIGIQGFVFSGPLSEYDVITLFPAK; encoded by the coding sequence ATGCAGGGTTTAAAACCATTAGAAAAATATTGTATCCATAGGATTGTTTATCAGCCTGTAATGAGCCTACATTCCGGAATGGTTTACAAATTAGAAGCATTATCAAGGTTTTTTAACTCCCAAGGAGAAGCTCTGCCAGTTTTTGATGTAATAAAAGATTTGGAAAATATAGGAAGCATAAAAGCAGCAACATATCTTGTAATTGATTCAGTTGTTAATTTTTTAGTAAAATTAAATGATAAAAAAATCAGTTTTAATCTTTCTCATCTTTTGTTAGGTGACTATGAAACAATAGATTATTTGATAAACAAATGTTTGGAATACTCATTGTGTATCAGAAATATTGAGATTGAAATTAATGAAAATATCACACCTGATGATTTAATAATTCATTTGAATTTTCTTGATTATATAAAAGATCGCGGATTACTAATAGCATTAGATGATTTTGGCATCGGCATGTTGCAAGAAGAAAATTTGAAAGATTATAAGTTCGATACCATTAAGATTGATCGCGGTATTGTTAATGGAATTGGAAAATCCAGGATAAAGTATGAAAGGTTTTTACAGATGCTTTTTTTCTGCCTTGACAGTGGCGCTGAAGTTATTTGTGAAGGCATCGAAGATATAGAGGATCTTAAAATGATACCCTGTTGTGAAAAAATAGGTATTCAGGGATTCGTGTTCTCCGGCCCACTTTCCGAGTACGACGTTATCACGCTTTTTCCCGCAAAATGA